In the genome of Xenopus laevis strain J_2021 chromosome 1S, Xenopus_laevis_v10.1, whole genome shotgun sequence, one region contains:
- the LOC108706153 gene encoding ubiquitin carboxyl-terminal hydrolase 42 produces MSDIKPPEKILFPPEKIYLKWRNMWAIEAGLRNLGNTCYMKSVLQCLTYTAPLANYLLTREHSKTCAQRGFCMMCVMQNHITEVLGHPERVIKPLAVYYGLHNIAGHFIQGRQEDAHEFLRYAIDALQQACLRDYDSLDINTKGTSLIHQIFGGYLRSQVKCLNCSGESNTFDQFMDLQLDIKNSKSIIEALKEYVKPEVLELCYKCSK; encoded by the exons ATGAGTGATATCAAACCACCAGAGAAAATTCTATTTCCACCTGAAAAAATCTATCTGAAATGGAGGAACATGTGGGCCATTGAAGCAGGCCTTAGAAATTTGGGCAACACATGCTACATGAAATCAGTTCTGCAGTGCTTAACATATACAGCTCCGCTGGCAAATTATCTGCTTACCCGTGAGCATTCTAAGACAT GTGCACAAAGAGGATTCTGCATGATGTGTGTAATGCAGAACCATATAACTGAAGTCCTTGGTCATCCTGAAAGAGTTATCAAGCCACTTGCTGTCTACTATGGACTTCATA ACATAGCTGGGCATTTCATACAGGGACGCCAAGAAGATGCCCATGAATTCTTGCGTTATGCCATTGATGCACTGCAACAGGCTTGTCTGAGAGACTATGACAG CCTAGACATAAACACAAAAGGCACATCCTTAATCCATCAGATTTTCGGAGGATACCTGCGTTCTCAAG TGAAGTGTCTCAATTGTTCCGGTGAATCTAACACCTTTGACCAGTTTATGGATTTACAGTTGGACATTAAG aATTCAAAAAGTATTATCGAGGCCTTAAAGGAATATGTAAAGCCAGAAGTACTTGAACTTTGCTATAAATGCAGCAAGTGA
- the LOC121399322 gene encoding ubiquitin carboxyl-terminal hydrolase 36-like isoform X2: MVAYPEFIDIRPYTSEPKEEPITYGLHAVLVHAGTTCCYVKAPNGKWYNMNDQSVMLVDKATVLRQQVYLLFYTRFNNDEKRREPASSTQATLISQKPIITKPAIFGIDTMIKEIMKKTDVKREEIMEQNKKEESKGKGLKRPFSEITTSTTPSTFPTASSSAQKPINSQPESKKRFKLDRSCLFKVSLSV; this comes from the exons ATGGTAGCCTATCCTGAGTTTATTGATATTCGGCCTTATACCTCTGAGCCGAAAGAAGAGCCAATTACCTACGGTCTACATGCCGTACTTGTTCATGCTGGGACGACTTGCTGTTATGTGAAG GCTCCTAATGGCAAATGGTACAACATGAATGATCAATCTGTGATGCTTGTGGATAAGGCAACAGTGTTGAGGCAGCAAGTCTACCTGTTGTTCTACACCAG ATTCAACAATGATGAGAAAAGAAGAGAACCAGCTTCTTCTACACAAGCTACTTTGATTTCCCAAAAGCCAATAATAACCAAACCAGCGATCTTTGGGATAGACACTATGATCAAG gaaattatgaaaaaaactgatGTGAAAAGAGAAGAAATAATGGAACAGAACAAAAAGGAGGAAAGTAAAGGAAAGGGGCTTAAAAGGCCATTTTCTGAAATTACAACTAGCACGACACCATCTACTTTCCCAACAGCAAGTTCAAGTGCTCAAAAGCCAATTAACAGCCAACCAGAAAgcaaaaaaaggtttaaattAGACAGATCATGTTTATTCAAGGTAAGTTTGTCAGTGTAA
- the alb.S gene encoding albumin B precursor (The RefSeq protein has 1 substitution compared to this genomic sequence), which yields MKWITLICLLISSSFIESRILFKRDTDADHHKHIADVYTALTERTFKGLTLAIVSQNLQKCSLEELSKLVNEINDFAKSCINDKTPECEKPVGTLFFDKLCADPAVGVNYEWSKECCAKQDPERAQCFKAHRDHEHTSIKPEPEETCKLLKEHPDDLLSAFIHEEARNHPDLYPPAVLALTKQYHKLAEHCCEEEDKEKCFSEKMKQLMKLTHSIEDKQHHFCWILDNFPEKVLKALNLARVSHRYPKAEFKLAHNFTEEVTHFIKDCCHDDMFECMTERLELTEHTCQHKDELSSKLEKCCNLPLLERTYCIVTLENDDVPAELSQPITEFTEDAHVCEKYAENNEVFLGRYLHAVSRKHQELSEQFLLQSAKEYESLLNKCCKTDNPPECYKDGADRFMNEAKERFAYLKQNCDILHEHGEYLFENELLIRYTKKMPQVSDETLIGIAHQMADIGEHCCAVPENQRMPCAEGDLTILIGKMCERQKKTFINNHVAHCCTDSYSGMRSCFTALGPDEDYVPPPVTDDTFHFDDKICTANDKEKQHIKQKFLVKLIKVSPKLEKNHIDECSAEFLKMVQKCCTADEHQPCFDTEKPVLIEHCQKLHP from the exons ATGAAGTGGATCACCCTGATTTGTCTGTTAATTAGCTCCTCTTTCATTGAATCAAGGATACTTTTCAAAAGAGATACAG ATGCAGACCATCACAAGCATATTGCTGATGTATACACCGCATTGACTGAGCGGACCTTCAAAGGACT TACATTGGCTATTGTCTCTCAGAATCTCCAGAAATGTTCGTTGGAGGAGTTATCTAAGCTGGTGAATGAAATAAATGACTTTGCCAAATCCTGTATTAATGACAAAACTCCTGAGTGTGAAAAACCAGTG GGCACCCTGTTTTTTGACAAACTCTGTGCAGATCCAGCAGTGGGTGTTAATTATGAGTGGAGCAAAGAGTGCTGTGCCAAGCAAGATCCAGAGAGGGCTCAGTGCTTCAAGGCGCACAGAGATCATGAACATACTTCAATAAAGCCTGAACCTGAGGAAACCTGCAAATTACTCAAAGAACACCCTGATGATCTTCTCTCAGC GTTCATTCATGAAGAGGCAAGAAACCATCCAGACCTTTATCCACCAGCAGTATTAGCATTAACCAAGCAATATCACAAACTTGCTGAACATTGTTGTGAAGAAGAAGACAAGGAAAAATGCTTCTCAGAAAAG aTGAAGCAACTTATGAAACTAACTCATTCCATTGAAGATAAGCAACATCATTTCTGCTGGATTCTGGATAATTTTCCTGAAAAAGTTCTTAAAGCACT AAATTTGGCCAGAGTGAGCCACAGATATCCTAAAGCTGAATTCAAGCTTGCCCATAATTTAACTGAGGAGGTTACACACTTTATTAAAGATTGTTGCCATGACGACATGTTTGAATGCATGACTGAGAGG CTGGAGCTTACTGAGCATACCTGTCAACATAAAGATGAGTTATCatcaaaacttgaaaaatgctgtaatcTACCTTTGCTTGAGCGTACATACTGCATTGTCACCTTGGAAAATGATgacgttcctgctgaattgtctcAGCCAATTACAGAATTTACAGAGGACGCTCATGTGTGTGAGAAGTATGCTGAGAATAACGAAGTTTTCTTAGGAAG ATATCTCCATGCTGTGTCAAGAAAACACCAGGAATtgtctgaacaattccttttgcAATCTGCAAAAGAATATGAATCTTTGCTGAACAAGTGCTGCAAAACAGACAATCCTCCTGAATGCTACAAGGATGGA GCTGACAGATTTATGAATGAAGCCAAGGAGAGATTTGCATATTTGAAACAAAACTGTGATATTCTGCATGAACATGGAGAATATCTCTTTGAAAATGA ATTGCTCATAAGATACACAAAGAAAATGCCCCAAGTGTCAGATGAAACATTGATTGGAATAGCACACCAAATGGCAGATATTGGTGAGCACTGCTGTGCCGTACCTGAAAATCAAAGGATGCCATGTGCAGAAGGAGAC CTTACCATTCTCATTGGAAAAATGTGTGAAAGGCAAAAGaagacatttataaataaccacGTTGCTCATTGCTGCACTGACTCATATTCTGGGATGCGTTCATGCTTTACTGCTCTTGGTCCAGATGAGGACTATGTACCACCCCCAGTTACTGATGACACATTTCACTTTGACGACAAGATATGCACTGCTAATGATAAAGAAAAACAGCATATCAAACAGAA ATTCCTTGTGAAGCTGATTAAAGTTAGtcctaaattggaaaaaaatcacattgatgAATGTTCTGCTGAATTCCTTAAGATGGTACAGAAATGCTGTACTGCAGATGAACACCAGCCATGTTTTGATACAGAG aaaccagtactgATTGAACACTGTCAAAAACTCCATCCATAA
- the LOC121399322 gene encoding ubiquitin carboxyl-terminal hydrolase 36-like isoform X1 yields the protein MVAYPEFIDIRPYTSEPKEEPITYGLHAVLVHAGTTCCYVKAPNGKWYNMNDQSVMLVDKATVLRQQVYLLFYTRFNNDEKRREPASSTQATLISQKPIITKPAIFGIDTMIKTPRINEKADNTLIPNNMATSSTQQANIIQPARFMIQFAKPVFQISENTHERDEKKKSLKRPLADEKESEEMPKKKMFLTRL from the exons ATGGTAGCCTATCCTGAGTTTATTGATATTCGGCCTTATACCTCTGAGCCGAAAGAAGAGCCAATTACCTACGGTCTACATGCCGTACTTGTTCATGCTGGGACGACTTGCTGTTATGTGAAG GCTCCTAATGGCAAATGGTACAACATGAATGATCAATCTGTGATGCTTGTGGATAAGGCAACAGTGTTGAGGCAGCAAGTCTACCTGTTGTTCTACACCAG ATTCAACAATGATGAGAAAAGAAGAGAACCAGCTTCTTCTACACAAGCTACTTTGATTTCCCAAAAGCCAATAATAACCAAACCAGCGATCTTTGGGATAGACACTATGATCAAG acaccaagaataaatgaaaaagcaGATAATACCTTGATACCAAACAACATGGCAACTTCTAGCACTCAGCAGGCAAATATTATCCAGCCAGCAAGGTTTATGATACAATTTGCCAAGCCTGTGTTTCAG ATTTCCGAAAACACACATGAAAGAGATGAGAAGAAAAAGAGCCTGAAAAGGCCACTGGCTGATGAGAAAGAAAGTGAAGAAATGCCAAAGAAGAAAATGTTTCTTACAAGGCTCTAA